The genomic region AACTGCGCCCACCCGACGCATTTCGAAGCCGCGCTCGATCTTCGAAGCACCTGGTTGAAGCGCATTTCCGGGATCCGCGCCAATGCTTCGACCATGAGCCACGAGCAGCTGGACAATAGCGAAACGCTGGATGCCGGCGATCCCGCGGATCTCGGCCGCCGCTACCGCAAGCTCATCGACCGCATGCCCGGGCTGTGCGTGCTTGGCGGTTGCTGCGGCACCGACCACCGCCATGTCGCAGCGATCTGCGAGGCATGCCTGCCGCAGACGGCGTGACACGGGAAGGAAGGACAGGACGATGACGATCCAGGGACGGCGGGAGCCGGTCGGCTTCTGAGGAGAGGAAGGTGGCGTCAGCTTCCGGCGGCCCCTGTCGTCCGTTTCGCCTTGTAGCCGCTGATCTCCTCGCCGGCGGTCTTGGAGAAGCGCAGGTTCCAGATGGTGGCGGTGATCGAGATGAGCGTGACGACGATGAAGGCTATGGAGAAATCGCCAAGCGACGGCGTTTCGACATTGTTGAAAGCCATCGAGCCGTGCAGCGCCAAGGCGCCGATGCAGATGCCGAGCGACAGCATGAGCTGCTGGAAGGTGGTGTAGAAGCTGGTGGCCGAGCTCATCCGTTCTTTGTCGATCTCGTCATAGGCGATGGTGTTATAGGCGGTGAACTGGAAGGACAGGAAGAAGGCGCTGAGCACCAGGACGATGAAGATCAGCGGCATCGGCCAGTCCGGCCGGAAGGCGGCGCAGAGACCATAACCGACGGTGCCGAAGATGCCGTTGAGGACGAGGCTGCGGCGGAAGCCCAGCCGGCTGAAGACGAACTTCGCCATCGGCTTCATGGCGAGCGCGCCAAGTGCCGTGGCGATGACGATCTGGCCGGCCGCAGCCGCCGACAGGCCGAAGCCGATCTGGAAAAGCAGCGGCAGCAGGAAGGGCTGCGCGCCCTGGGTGATACGCGTCAGCGAACCTGCTATGACCGAGGTGCCGAAGCTCGGCACCTTCATTAGCGAGAAATCCATGATCGGCGACGGATGCCGACGGGCATGCCTGAGATAGCCGATGCCGAAGATGAGGCCGAGGGCGATCAGGAAGATCGAGAAGGCGCCCTCGCCTTCGTGGCTCGACATTTCGAAGCCGAAAAGCAGCGAGCCGAGCGAAATGCCGGAGAGGACGAAACCGATCGTATCGAACGGACCGCTCGCCTTGCCCTTGACCTCATCGATATAGATCGAGACGAAGATCATGCCGATGATGCCGATCGGCACGTTGATGTAGAAGATCCAGCGCCAGTCGAGATAGGTGACGAAGAAGCCGCCGAGCGGCGGGCCGACGATCGGGCCGATCAGCGCCGGCACCAGCAGCCAGGACATGGCGCTGACCATATCCTTGCGGGCGACGCTGCGCATCAGCACCAGGCGGCCGACCGGCATCATCATCGCGCCGCCCAGGCCCTGCAGCAGCCGCGCCAGCACCAGGAAGGACAGGGTCGGCGCCAACGCACAGAGAATGGAGCCGATCACGAAGACGGCGATCGCCGCGCGGAAGACGGTGCGGGAACCGAAACTGTCGGCCATCCGGCCGCTCGCCGGAATGAAGATCGCCAGGCTGAGGAGATAGGAGGTGAGCGCAATCGACATGGCCGGCGCGCTGACGGCGAAATCGCGCGCCATGGTCGGCAGCGCGGTCGCGAGCACCGTCGCGTCGATGTTTTCCATCAGCATCGCGCTTGCGACGATCATCGCGATCACCCGGAAATTGGGCGCGGCGCGCCGAACGATCGGCGCCTGGTAAATCTGATCCGACATCGTCCGGGATCACTCACGGTGGCGCGGCGGAGCACACGAGGCTGCAGGGCCGCGGGGGATGACATGGCGTAATGCCAAGGGGAGATGATTTGGTATACGCCTGCGATCATGGCGGCGCTATGTCCTTTATGGCAAAGCAGCTTTGACGAGAGGGAAAAGCCAATCACGATTGCTTGCATCGGCCTCATGCTTCGTGAAGAGCTTGCGCCGCAGGCCGCCCGGCCCTACCTATCAATCATGACCTCCGCTCTTGAGAAAAACCGGCCCAGCGCGGCCTTTGCCTTCGACAACAGCTATGCCGGCCTGCCGCAGCGCTTCTTCGCGGCGCAGATGCCGACTGAAGTGGCGGAGCCCTGGCTGATCAAGCTCAACGAGCCGCTGGCCGCCGAACTCGGGCTCGATGTCGAGGCGCTGCGGCGCGACGGCGCGGCGATCTTTTCCGGCAACCTCGTGCCCGAAGGCGCGCAACCGCTGGCGATGGCCTATGCCGGCCATCAGTTCGGCGGCTTCTCGCCGCAGCTCGGCGACGGGCGGGCAATCCTGCTCGGCGAGGTGATCGACCGCAGCGGCAGGCGCTTCGATATCCAGCTGAAGGGCGCCGGGCCGACCCCGTTTTCCCGCCGCGGCGACGGGCGGGCGGCAATCGGGCCGGTGCTGCGCGAATATATCGTCAGCGAGGCGATGTTTGCCCTCGGCATTCCCGCCACGCGGGCGCTGGCGGCGGTGACGACGGGCGAGCCGGTCTATCGCGAAGAAGTGCTGCCGGGTGCAGTCTTCACCCGGGTCGCGGCAAGCCATATCCGGGTCGGCACCTTCCAGTATTTTGCGGCGCGGGGCGATACCGAAGGCGTGCGGGCGCTCGCCGATTATGTGATCGACCGGCACTATCCAGCGCTGAAAGACGCTGACAATCCCTACCTTTCGCTGTTCGAGGCAGTCTCCGAGCGCCAGGCGGCGCTGATTGCCCGCTGGCTGCATGTCGGCTTCATCCATGGGGTGATGAACACCGACAATATGACCGTTTCCGGCGAGACGATCGATTTCGGCCCCTGCGCCTTCATGGATGCCTATGATCCGGCGACCGTCTTCTCCTCGATCGACCAGCATGGCCGTTATGCCTATGCCAACCAGCCCGGCATCGGCCAATGGAACCTCGCAAGGCTCGGCGAAACGCTGCTGCCGCTGATCGACGAAGAGCCGGACGGCGCGGTCGACAAGGCGAATGGCGTGATCCGCGCCTATGGCGAACGCTTCCAGGCGCGTTGGCTGGCCGGCATGCTGGGAAAGATCGGCCTTGCCGGCAAAGAAGACGGCGATCTCGAACTGGTGCAGGCGCTGCTGACGCTGATGCAGGCGCAGGGCGCCGATTTCACCCTGACCTTCCGTCGGTTGTCGGATCTTGCAGGCGATGCTGCCGCAGAACCCGCCTTTGCGGCAAGCTTCCGGGAACCGGAAGCCTGCGAGCCCTGGCTTGCGCAATGGCGCGAGAGACTGTCGCGCGATCCGCAGACGGCGACTGAGCGCGCCGCCGCCATGCGCCGCGTCAATCCGGCCTTCATTCCGCGCAATCACCGCATCGAACAGGCGATCGAGGCGGCGGTCGAGAACGGCGATTTCTCGCTGTTCGAAGCGCTGCTGACCGTGCTTGCAAAACCCTATGAGGACCAGCCCGGCTTTGCCGCCTATAGGGAGCCGCCGAAGCCGAGCGAACGGGTGCTCGCGACCTTCTGCGGCACGTGAGCGAGCTGAATACAACCGTACCGTGACACAGCCTGCGGCAAATGCGGCCGTTGAAAGGCATCTCCCTCGCGCTATCTGGCTGAGCGGCGGCGATTTTCCGCCGTCCCTTCACCCGGCTAAATCAAGCGGGAGACAGCCTTATGGCGATCGTCGTCACCTCCATCCTCTTCATCATCATCGGGCTTACGCTCGGCGGCGGCGGGCTCTGGCTCGTCACGCTCGGCGGCAGCGTCTTTTATCTGTTCGCCGGGCTGATGTTCCTGATCACCGCCGGATTGCTTCTGATGCGCAAGGCGGTGGCGCTCTGGGTCTATGCGGTGCTCGTCGTCGCGGCACTCGCCTGGGCGGTGTGGGAGGTCGGCTTCGACTGGTGGCAGCTTGGGCCCCGCGGCGGCATGATTATCCTGCTCGGGCTCTGGCTGCTGACGCCCTGGATCCGCCGGCCGCTCGGCTTTCGCAGCCCGACCGGCATCACCTACGGCGCCAATCCCTGGCCGCTCGCCGTGCCGGTTCTTCTCGCCATCCTCGTCGCCCTCTATTCGATGACCACGGATCCGCACGATCTTGCCGGCGATCTGCCGAAGGATGCCGTTGCCGCCAACCCCGCTTTCGGCGGCAATGTGCCGGATGGCGAATGGCATCAATATGGCCGCACGCCCTTCGGCCAGCGTTATTCGCCGCTCGACCAGATCACCGCTCAGAATGTCTCCACCCTCAAGGAAGCCTGGCGATACCAGACCGGCGACGTCAAGCGGCCGGAGGATATCAGCGAGACCACCTATCAGGTGACGCCGCTCAAGGTGAAGGACACGCTCTATCTCTGCACCCCGCACAATTGGGCGATCGCCCTCGACGCCAAGACCGGCAAGGAGAAATGGAAATACGACGCCAACTCCGGCATGAACCCGGACCGGCAGCACCAGACCTGCCGCGGCGTCACCTATTATGCCGATCCCGATATCGCCGCCGGCCAGCCCTGCGCCGAGCGCGTCTACCTGCCGACCTCGGATGCCCGGCTGATCGCGCTCGATGCGGCGGACGGCAAGGTCTGCACCGGCTTTGCCGATCAGGGCGTGCTGCATCTGGAAGCCGGCATGCGCTACAATCCGGCCGGTTATTATTATTCCACCTCGCCGCCGGTCGCGGTGGCGGGCAAGATCATCGTCGGCGGGGCGGTGAACGACAATTATTCCACCGAGGAGCAATCCGGCGTCATCCGCGCCTTCGACATCAGGACCGGCGCGCTGATCTGGAACTGGGATTCCGGCGATCCCGATGTGACGACGCCGCTTGCCGCCGGCCAGACCTATACGACCAATTCGCCGAACAGCTGGTCGGTCTTCAGCGTCGATGAGGGCCTCGGCATGGTCTACATCCCGCTCGGCAACCAGGTGCCCGACCAGCTCGGCATCGGCCGCAGCGACAATGTCGAGAAATTCTCCTCCTCGATCGTCGCCCTCGACATCGCCACCGGCCAGCTGCGCTGGGTGCGCCAGACCGTGCATCACGATCTCTGGGACATGGACGTGCCGGCCCAGCCGGCGCTGATCGACCTGACGAAGCCGGATGGCACGGTGGTTCCCGCCCTCGTCGGTCCGACCAAACAGGGCGACCTCTATGTGCTCGACCGGCGCAGCGGCGAGCCGATCATCCCGGTCAAGGAGATCCCGGCACCCGGCGGCGCGATTTCGGGCGATCATACCTCGCCGACGCAGCCGATCTCCGACCTCACCTTCTCGCCCGAGCCGCTCAAGGAAAAGGACATGTGGGGCGTGTCGCTGTTCGACCAGCTCGCCTGCCGCATCGATTTCCACCGCTACCGCTATGAGGGCCGCTATACGCCGCCATCGCTTGAAGGCACGATCGTCTATCCCGGCAATTTCGGCACCTTCAACTGGGGCAGCGTCGCGGTCGATCCCGAGCGGCAGATCATGTTCGGCATGCCGACCTATCTCGCCTTCACCTCGCGCCTGGTGCCGGCCGCCGACATTCCGCCGCGCGGCCAGGACGAGAAGGGCAGCGAACAGGGGCTGAACCGCAATGACGGCGCGCCCTATGGCGTCTTCATGGGGCCGTTCCTCGGGCTCTTGAAAATTCCCTGCCAGGCGCCGCCATGGGGCTATGTCGCCGGCGTCGATCTGCGCACCGGCAAGATCGCCTATATGCACAAGAACGGCACCGTGCACGACATGACGCCGCTGCCCCTGCCCTTCAAGGTCGGCGTGCCCGGCATCGGCGGACCGATGCTGACCAAGGGCGGCGTCGCCTTCCTCGGCGCCGCGGTCGACAACTATCTGCGCGCCTACGACGTGACGAACGGGCAAGAACTCTGGCAGGCCCGACTTCCCGCCGGCGGCCAGGCGACGCCGATGACCTACACGACAAGCGACAACAAACAATATGTCGTCATGGTCGCCGGCGGCCACGGCTCCGTGGGGACGAAACCGGGCGACTATGTGATTGCTTATACGCTGCCGTGATGGGGAGGCGGTCGCCTTTGTCAGTGCGAACGCCAACGCAGTGCTTGCGGCCTGGGTCCTCGGGTCAAGCCCGAGGACGACGAAGGGGTGGGGAGCCTATGTGGCATGGACCGTAAGTACTTGGTGTCTTGTAGGAATCGCGGCTATTATTTTACGCTATCCCACGCAAAACCGCCCGCGCATTTTACTGGAATTCCTCCAGACATCTCGCCTCTTGCCGGCCGCTCCCCCCATTCTCCGTCATACTCGGGCTTGACCCGAGTATCCATGCCGCACGCGCCTCGCTCGATTTGTTTGGCAGCGGTCGCGTTTAGTGCGAACGCCAACGAGTGCTTGCGGCCGTGGGTCCTCGGGTCAAGCCCGAGGACGACGGAGGGTGGGGGAACCTATGTGGCAAGAGGCGGGACCGCCTGGGGCAATTGCTGATCC from Rhizobium sp. BT03 harbors:
- a CDS encoding YdiU family protein codes for the protein MTSALEKNRPSAAFAFDNSYAGLPQRFFAAQMPTEVAEPWLIKLNEPLAAELGLDVEALRRDGAAIFSGNLVPEGAQPLAMAYAGHQFGGFSPQLGDGRAILLGEVIDRSGRRFDIQLKGAGPTPFSRRGDGRAAIGPVLREYIVSEAMFALGIPATRALAAVTTGEPVYREEVLPGAVFTRVAASHIRVGTFQYFAARGDTEGVRALADYVIDRHYPALKDADNPYLSLFEAVSERQAALIARWLHVGFIHGVMNTDNMTVSGETIDFGPCAFMDAYDPATVFSSIDQHGRYAYANQPGIGQWNLARLGETLLPLIDEEPDGAVDKANGVIRAYGERFQARWLAGMLGKIGLAGKEDGDLELVQALLTLMQAQGADFTLTFRRLSDLAGDAAAEPAFAASFREPEACEPWLAQWRERLSRDPQTATERAAAMRRVNPAFIPRNHRIEQAIEAAVENGDFSLFEALLTVLAKPYEDQPGFAAYREPPKPSERVLATFCGT
- a CDS encoding glucose/quinate/shikimate family membrane-bound PQQ-dependent dehydrogenase, with amino-acid sequence MAIVVTSILFIIIGLTLGGGGLWLVTLGGSVFYLFAGLMFLITAGLLLMRKAVALWVYAVLVVAALAWAVWEVGFDWWQLGPRGGMIILLGLWLLTPWIRRPLGFRSPTGITYGANPWPLAVPVLLAILVALYSMTTDPHDLAGDLPKDAVAANPAFGGNVPDGEWHQYGRTPFGQRYSPLDQITAQNVSTLKEAWRYQTGDVKRPEDISETTYQVTPLKVKDTLYLCTPHNWAIALDAKTGKEKWKYDANSGMNPDRQHQTCRGVTYYADPDIAAGQPCAERVYLPTSDARLIALDAADGKVCTGFADQGVLHLEAGMRYNPAGYYYSTSPPVAVAGKIIVGGAVNDNYSTEEQSGVIRAFDIRTGALIWNWDSGDPDVTTPLAAGQTYTTNSPNSWSVFSVDEGLGMVYIPLGNQVPDQLGIGRSDNVEKFSSSIVALDIATGQLRWVRQTVHHDLWDMDVPAQPALIDLTKPDGTVVPALVGPTKQGDLYVLDRRSGEPIIPVKEIPAPGGAISGDHTSPTQPISDLTFSPEPLKEKDMWGVSLFDQLACRIDFHRYRYEGRYTPPSLEGTIVYPGNFGTFNWGSVAVDPERQIMFGMPTYLAFTSRLVPAADIPPRGQDEKGSEQGLNRNDGAPYGVFMGPFLGLLKIPCQAPPWGYVAGVDLRTGKIAYMHKNGTVHDMTPLPLPFKVGVPGIGGPMLTKGGVAFLGAAVDNYLRAYDVTNGQELWQARLPAGGQATPMTYTTSDNKQYVVMVAGGHGSVGTKPGDYVIAYTLP
- a CDS encoding MFS transporter, with translation MSDQIYQAPIVRRAAPNFRVIAMIVASAMLMENIDATVLATALPTMARDFAVSAPAMSIALTSYLLSLAIFIPASGRMADSFGSRTVFRAAIAVFVIGSILCALAPTLSFLVLARLLQGLGGAMMMPVGRLVLMRSVARKDMVSAMSWLLVPALIGPIVGPPLGGFFVTYLDWRWIFYINVPIGIIGMIFVSIYIDEVKGKASGPFDTIGFVLSGISLGSLLFGFEMSSHEGEGAFSIFLIALGLIFGIGYLRHARRHPSPIMDFSLMKVPSFGTSVIAGSLTRITQGAQPFLLPLLFQIGFGLSAAAAGQIVIATALGALAMKPMAKFVFSRLGFRRSLVLNGIFGTVGYGLCAAFRPDWPMPLIFIVLVLSAFFLSFQFTAYNTIAYDEIDKERMSSATSFYTTFQQLMLSLGICIGALALHGSMAFNNVETPSLGDFSIAFIVVTLISITATIWNLRFSKTAGEEISGYKAKRTTGAAGS